From Bacillus sp. FSL K6-3431, the proteins below share one genomic window:
- the spoVT gene encoding stage V sporulation protein T produces the protein MKATGIVRRIDDLGRVVIPKEIRRTLRIREGDPLEIFVDRDGEVILKKYSPINELGSFSKEYAEALYDSLGSTVLICDRDEIIAVAGSSKKDYLNKNNGEVIEKAISERASHLERKAGKTSIVDGYEEDIESYSIAPIIASGDPIGAVVIFSKEESIGEVEQKSVETAANFLARQMES, from the coding sequence ATGAAAGCAACTGGTATTGTTCGTCGTATTGATGATTTAGGAAGAGTGGTCATCCCAAAAGAAATTCGTAGGACACTTCGGATTCGAGAGGGAGATCCTTTGGAGATTTTTGTTGATCGTGATGGCGAGGTAATATTAAAAAAGTATTCTCCAATAAACGAGTTGGGTAGCTTCTCCAAAGAATATGCAGAGGCCTTGTATGATAGCCTAGGAAGCACTGTTTTAATTTGTGATAGGGATGAAATTATTGCGGTAGCGGGAAGTTCAAAAAAAGATTATTTGAATAAAAATAATGGAGAAGTTATTGAAAAGGCGATATCAGAACGAGCAAGCCATCTAGAAAGAAAAGCGGGTAAGACCTCAATAGTAGATGGTTATGAAGAAGATATTGAATCCTATTCCATCGCCCCAATTATTGCAAGTGGCGACCCAATTGGAGCAGTAGTCATTTTTTCAAAGGAAGAAAGCATCGGTGAGGTCGAACAAAAGTCTGTAGAAACCGCAGCAAACTTCCTAGCAAGACAAATGGAATCATAA
- a CDS encoding putative polysaccharide biosynthesis protein — MYKESNEFIKSALILSAAGFVVKIMSAAYRVPFQNIVGDIGFYIYQQIYPIYGIAAVLATSGFPIIISKLVAEDRQKDQRQLIYKLQAVFFTLLFIGISFFGVFFFGASTVAGWMGDPLLAPLIRTISFIFLFLPFLSMWRGYFQGKGDMKPTAVSQVAEQFARVIVILLLASLLVAKRYSLYDAGRGALVGSLVGAIVGVGLLTLFAVQKKIISGFFINGLTLKQFYRTAQIVLIHGTAICISGMVLILFQLIDSFSLYSLLLDTGITVDYAKSLKGVFDRGQPLIQLGTVAAASFSLVLVPLITTAWNQNKVELLRVKAQSAIKLSMIIGAGAAAGLANIIRPTNVMLFETASGSDALTILSVSIFFSSIILVCSGVLQGLGHVFTPSKYILIGLVFKWACNYFFIPIFGMMGAALATVCGLAIIAFLLVQKLHKRVDILPVIKLILPHLIFAVVLMTASLQIWQIVLAVTGYSGRIYNTFLAFSGVTIGAIVYLAVIIRKGLLTEEEMRILPFGSKLGRIGKKERRRY, encoded by the coding sequence TTGTATAAGGAATCAAATGAATTCATTAAGAGTGCGCTTATATTATCAGCCGCTGGTTTTGTTGTTAAAATAATGAGTGCCGCCTACCGTGTACCTTTTCAAAATATCGTAGGTGATATCGGATTTTATATATATCAGCAAATATATCCGATTTACGGGATTGCTGCTGTCCTTGCAACATCTGGATTTCCAATTATTATTTCTAAATTAGTTGCAGAAGACAGGCAAAAGGATCAAAGGCAACTTATTTATAAATTACAAGCGGTTTTTTTTACACTACTTTTTATAGGAATTAGTTTCTTTGGGGTGTTTTTTTTCGGAGCGAGCACGGTTGCTGGTTGGATGGGAGACCCACTTCTGGCACCGCTTATACGAACAATTTCTTTTATTTTTCTGTTTTTACCATTTCTATCGATGTGGCGCGGTTATTTTCAAGGAAAAGGAGATATGAAGCCAACTGCGGTGAGTCAAGTGGCTGAGCAATTTGCCAGAGTTATTGTCATTTTATTACTAGCATCGCTACTAGTCGCAAAGCGGTATTCCTTATACGACGCTGGACGTGGAGCACTTGTTGGCTCATTAGTGGGAGCGATCGTCGGAGTCGGTTTATTAACGTTATTTGCAGTTCAAAAAAAAATAATCAGTGGCTTTTTCATTAATGGCCTTACGTTAAAACAATTTTATCGAACTGCACAAATTGTGTTGATTCACGGAACAGCAATATGTATAAGTGGTATGGTACTTATTTTATTTCAATTAATTGATTCATTTAGTTTATATTCACTTCTGCTCGATACTGGGATTACCGTTGACTATGCAAAGAGTTTAAAAGGTGTCTTTGACCGAGGACAACCACTCATTCAACTAGGAACGGTAGCTGCTGCTTCATTCTCTCTTGTGCTTGTGCCGCTAATAACTACTGCTTGGAATCAGAACAAAGTCGAGTTATTAAGGGTGAAGGCGCAAAGTGCCATCAAGTTGAGTATGATCATTGGAGCTGGTGCGGCAGCGGGGCTTGCAAATATTATTCGACCAACTAATGTAATGTTATTTGAGACTGCTTCCGGTTCAGATGCCCTAACCATCTTATCAGTATCAATATTTTTTAGTTCTATTATTTTGGTCTGCTCAGGGGTCTTACAGGGCCTTGGCCATGTATTTACACCATCAAAATACATTTTAATTGGTCTCGTATTTAAATGGGCGTGTAATTATTTCTTTATACCGATATTTGGTATGATGGGTGCAGCTCTCGCCACTGTTTGTGGACTAGCTATCATAGCATTTTTGCTCGTACAAAAACTACATAAAAGAGTGGACATTCTACCTGTGATAAAATTGATTTTACCACACCTTATTTTCGCAGTTGTTTTGATGACTGCTAGTTTGCAAATATGGCAAATTGTCTTAGCGGTAACAGGCTACTCTGGAAGGATATACAACACTTTTTTGGCGTTTTCAGGGGTCACCATCGGAGCCATCGTTTATCTTGCTGTCATCATACGTAAAGGTTTATTAACGGAAGAAGAAATGAGGATTTTACCATTTGGATCTAAGTTAGGACGAATTGGAAAAAAAGAAAGGAGGCGATATTAA
- the mazG gene encoding nucleoside triphosphate pyrophosphohydrolase, with the protein MGRILILGLGAGDIDQLPLGVYKALRSEKHLYLRTKEHPVVDSFPEENIVYTSFDAIYEKHDQFPAVYEEITETLLEKAAKNNIVYAVPGHPMIAEKTVQLLLERGEEQGIDIKIGGGQSFLDNLFAAVRVDPVEGFQLLDGTLLHKADIKINQHIIIAQVYDAFVASEVKLTLMEKYPDEYEVQIVTGAGSELENVKIIPLYELDRHAELNNLTSVYVPPIPAREFAYKEFSTLHKIIADLRGPNGCPWDKKQSHLSLKKYLIEEAYELLDAIDRDDIDNMIEELGDVLLQVMLHAQIGEDEGMFAIEDVIEGISAKMVRRHPHVFGDTNANTPEDVIANWEKIKRDERKMEQPQLSLLDAIGKGLPAMLKAFDYQKTAAKVGFDWDRPEEAWEKVTEEMQEFAVEMAKGNKRAQLNELGDLLFAVINVARLLGFHPEEALQDTNEKFKRRFSFVESKVAESGLTFEGFSLEGLDRFWDEAKKQGL; encoded by the coding sequence ATGGGGAGAATACTGATTCTAGGCCTAGGTGCGGGAGATATAGACCAATTACCACTCGGTGTTTACAAAGCATTGAGGAGTGAGAAGCACCTTTATTTAAGAACGAAAGAACATCCAGTAGTGGATAGTTTTCCGGAAGAAAACATTGTTTACACATCATTTGATGCAATATATGAAAAACACGATCAATTTCCTGCAGTTTATGAGGAAATAACAGAAACATTATTAGAAAAGGCTGCTAAAAATAATATCGTCTATGCTGTTCCAGGGCATCCTATGATTGCTGAGAAAACAGTTCAGCTTCTGCTCGAACGTGGGGAGGAGCAAGGTATCGATATAAAGATAGGTGGTGGACAAAGCTTCCTAGACAATTTATTTGCGGCAGTACGAGTAGATCCTGTAGAAGGCTTTCAATTATTGGATGGGACATTGCTTCATAAGGCAGATATCAAGATTAATCAACATATAATTATTGCTCAAGTATATGATGCTTTTGTTGCTTCAGAGGTAAAACTGACATTGATGGAAAAGTATCCCGATGAATATGAAGTGCAAATTGTCACTGGTGCGGGCAGTGAATTAGAAAATGTGAAAATAATTCCGCTTTATGAGTTGGATCGGCATGCGGAACTTAATAATCTTACAAGCGTCTATGTGCCACCGATACCTGCAAGGGAATTTGCCTATAAGGAATTTTCCACATTACACAAGATTATTGCAGATTTAAGAGGTCCAAATGGTTGTCCGTGGGATAAAAAACAAAGTCATTTATCATTAAAAAAATATTTGATTGAAGAAGCTTATGAATTATTGGATGCCATTGATCGCGATGACATCGATAATATGATTGAAGAGCTGGGAGATGTCCTACTGCAGGTGATGCTCCATGCCCAAATTGGTGAAGATGAGGGAATGTTTGCAATAGAGGATGTAATTGAAGGTATCTCCGCAAAAATGGTTCGACGTCATCCTCATGTTTTTGGTGATACCAATGCTAACACTCCAGAAGATGTCATTGCTAACTGGGAAAAAATTAAAAGAGATGAAAGAAAAATGGAACAGCCGCAATTATCCTTGTTAGATGCTATTGGGAAAGGACTTCCAGCAATGCTAAAAGCTTTTGATTATCAAAAGACAGCTGCGAAGGTAGGGTTTGATTGGGATCGTCCAGAAGAAGCTTGGGAAAAAGTCACCGAAGAGATGCAGGAATTTGCAGTTGAAATGGCGAAAGGGAATAAGCGAGCCCAGTTGAATGAGTTAGGGGATTTATTGTTTGCTGTAATAAATGTGGCTCGATTATTAGGTTTCCATCCGGAAGAAGCATTGCAGGACACAAATGAGAAGTTTAAACGTCGTTTTTCTTTTGTAGAATCGAAGGTGGCAGAAAGCGGTCTTACGTTTGAAGGCTTTAGTTTGGAAGGCTTAGATCGATTTTGGGATGAAGCGAAAAAACAGGGATTATAG
- a CDS encoding RNA-binding S4 domain-containing protein, translated as MRLDKFLKISRLIKRRTLAKEVADKGRITMNGLQAKASSNVKVGDVLAIQFGQKLVTVKIEMLQESTKKDDAANMFTIVKEERLGEKK; from the coding sequence ATGCGACTGGATAAATTTTTAAAAATATCACGCCTAATAAAAAGACGAACTTTAGCGAAAGAAGTAGCTGATAAAGGCCGGATTACGATGAATGGTCTGCAGGCAAAAGCTAGCTCAAATGTAAAGGTTGGCGATGTATTAGCGATTCAATTTGGACAAAAGCTTGTAACCGTCAAAATCGAAATGTTGCAGGAATCTACTAAAAAAGATGATGCAGCAAATATGTTTACAATTGTGAAAGAAGAAAGACTGGGCGAAAAAAAATAA
- the yabP gene encoding sporulation protein YabP has translation MSQFYEPAATGKSVPVEHDITMRGRRLTDITGVKQVESFDNEEFLLETTMGFLAIRGQNLQMKNLDVDKGIVSIKGKVYDLVYLDDQHGEKAKGFFGKLFR, from the coding sequence ATGAGCCAATTTTATGAGCCAGCAGCTACAGGGAAATCAGTACCGGTAGAACATGATATAACTATGAGAGGGAGGAGATTAACAGATATTACGGGGGTAAAGCAGGTAGAAAGTTTTGATAATGAGGAATTTTTACTAGAAACTACAATGGGCTTTTTAGCGATCCGTGGACAAAATTTACAAATGAAAAACTTGGATGTTGATAAAGGTATTGTATCGATTAAAGGTAAGGTATACGATCTAGTTTATCTCGATGATCAACATGGGGAGAAAGCCAAAGGGTTCTTCGGCAAATTGTTTCGATGA
- the yabQ gene encoding spore cortex biosynthesis protein YabQ: protein MSLSVQLSTMLAMIAMGSFFGATLDTYQRFLKRNKRKRFIVFMNDILFWILQGSIIFYILFLVNHGELRFYLVLALLCGFSAYQALIKKYYLAILEYIIIFIQSTALFFYRLLDIMVYRPLKWFVIFIISLLLLAVRLLLVLVKIVIKMLLWMLKIILYPILLLGKGIWTLLPKPVQKTVRRLKVWFVGYFALLEDKLSSMFSLFQTIFSKLK, encoded by the coding sequence ATGAGTCTATCTGTCCAATTGTCCACCATGCTTGCCATGATTGCCATGGGAAGCTTTTTTGGCGCAACACTTGATACGTATCAAAGGTTTTTAAAGAGAAACAAGCGAAAAAGGTTCATCGTGTTCATGAATGATATTTTATTTTGGATCCTTCAAGGAAGCATCATTTTTTATATTTTATTTCTCGTAAATCATGGGGAACTGCGCTTTTATCTTGTGCTTGCCCTTTTATGTGGATTCTCAGCCTATCAAGCATTAATCAAAAAGTACTATTTAGCAATCCTTGAGTATATAATTATTTTTATTCAATCTACTGCCCTCTTTTTTTACAGATTATTGGATATAATGGTATATCGACCGTTGAAATGGTTTGTAATATTTATCATTAGCTTACTTTTATTAGCAGTAAGACTTCTTTTGGTACTTGTAAAAATAGTAATAAAAATGTTATTATGGATGTTAAAGATCATCCTATACCCAATTTTGTTATTAGGAAAAGGAATCTGGACACTGCTTCCGAAGCCAGTGCAAAAAACAGTTAGGCGATTAAAGGTTTGGTTCGTGGGCTATTTTGCACTTTTAGAAGATAAATTAAGTAGTATGTTTTCCCTTTTTCAAACTATCTTTAGCAAATTAAAGTAA
- a CDS encoding FtsB family cell division protein, with the protein MGVKNRMPIASLETNFMKQQEVSKRRSVKRKKLLIRRLSVFLILVLALSYLTISSFISRTSLLEAKKEEKQMLEETLAKLEKKQSMLENEVIKLNDDEYIAKLARSEYFLSDKGEVIFNIPETKKKEKEDKVPY; encoded by the coding sequence ATGGGAGTTAAAAATCGAATGCCAATTGCTTCATTGGAAACAAATTTTATGAAGCAGCAAGAAGTTTCGAAACGAAGATCAGTAAAGAGAAAGAAACTACTAATTCGCAGATTATCTGTATTTCTCATCTTGGTGCTTGCTTTATCTTATTTGACGATATCCAGTTTTATATCTAGAACCTCGCTTCTCGAGGCAAAGAAGGAAGAAAAACAAATGCTAGAGGAAACGCTTGCCAAGCTAGAAAAAAAGCAAAGTATGCTTGAAAATGAAGTCATCAAACTAAATGATGATGAATATATAGCGAAATTGGCAAGGAGTGAATATTTTCTTTCTGACAAGGGAGAAGTAATCTTTAACATCCCTGAAACAAAGAAAAAAGAAAAGGAAGATAAAGTGCCATATTGA
- a CDS encoding S1 domain-containing RNA-binding protein, giving the protein MSIEVGSKLQGKITGITHFGAFVELPGGSTGLVHISEVADNYVKDINEHLKVGEEVLVKVLNVESDGKIGLSIRKAKDQPPAPAYSSPRPRQNRNNNNDFRPKENFEQKMSRFLKDSEDRLSTLKRSTESKRGGRGARRG; this is encoded by the coding sequence ATGTCGATCGAAGTAGGCAGCAAGTTACAAGGTAAAATAACAGGCATTACTCATTTTGGGGCGTTTGTAGAATTGCCCGGCGGTTCAACAGGACTTGTTCACATTAGTGAAGTAGCCGACAATTATGTAAAAGACATCAACGAACATTTAAAAGTTGGTGAAGAAGTTCTTGTGAAAGTTTTGAATGTTGAGAGTGACGGGAAAATTGGATTGTCTATCCGTAAAGCGAAAGATCAGCCACCAGCTCCAGCTTATTCTAGTCCGCGACCACGTCAAAACAGAAATAATAATAATGACTTTCGTCCAAAAGAAAACTTTGAGCAAAAAATGAGTAGGTTTTTGAAGGATAGTGAAGACCGTTTATCAACGTTGAAACGTAGTACGGAATCTAAGCGCGGTGGACGTGGCGCAAGGCGAGGTTAA
- the spoIIE gene encoding stage II sporulation protein E — MGRGERVLTESKSNVDLEATKWNIENGFRKVQQKIEYLFLQKGIALLIVAMLLGRALILSQLTPFALPFFAAVYILRKEKAPLVLFGLLAGSLTLSIEKAAFTFTLCTLFLILFQLSKKLVKPSLKVLPYLVFFLTFFTKCGFTYIQNGQTLTSYDGFMSSVEAGLSFVLVFIFMQSIPYLNSYNKKKVLKTEEVISLIIMLASVMTGTIGWTLYDLSIEHILSRYLVILFAFTAGATVGSTVGVVTGLIFSLASISSLFQMSLLAFSGLLGGLLKEGKRIGTAIGLLVATLLIGMYGEANVSLVETMYESLAAAFLLLITPTSFTEKLARHIPGTPEYAQDQQRYARKIRDITVRRVEQFSSVFHALSNSFSQPEKWSDSEDDQQEFDLFLSNVTEKTCQTCFKKDQCWGNHFDKTYELMKDVMHDMDENTGAVQPAVYRDLDKHCNKAKKVRDAIYQELNVHQANQHLKKQVQESRRIVAEQLLGVSEVMGDFAKEIKKEQENHHRQEEMMLDALQEFGIDVDQVEIYNLEAGNVDIDITIPSYKGLGECEKIIAPLLSDILNETIIVHSEEYSDPSMDICYITFRSAKAFVVETGVAHAAKGGGFLSGDSYSTIELGPGKFAIAISDGMGNGERAHHESSETLKLMQKILQSGIEEKVAIKSVNSVLSLRTTDEIFSTLDLAMIDLQNAQVKFLKIGSTPSFIKRDSKVIKVEAGNLPMGILQEFDVDVVSEQLRAGDLLIMMSDGIFEGPKHVENYELWMKRKLREIETNDPQAIADLIMEEVIRTRSGVIADDMTIAVVKIVHNTPKWAAIPLRNRKMKIS; from the coding sequence ATGGGAAGAGGAGAACGAGTACTGACAGAGTCAAAAAGTAATGTAGATTTAGAGGCGACCAAGTGGAATATAGAGAATGGGTTCAGGAAGGTACAGCAAAAGATTGAATATTTATTTTTGCAAAAAGGGATTGCACTATTAATCGTTGCTATGTTGTTAGGACGAGCATTGATATTGTCCCAGCTTACTCCATTTGCTCTACCTTTCTTTGCAGCTGTCTACATACTAAGAAAGGAAAAGGCACCGCTTGTTTTATTTGGACTACTTGCAGGCTCTCTCACATTATCGATTGAGAAAGCTGCCTTCACATTCACATTATGTACTTTGTTTCTGATTCTTTTTCAGTTGAGCAAGAAATTAGTAAAACCTTCGTTGAAAGTTCTTCCTTATTTGGTCTTTTTCTTAACATTTTTCACAAAATGTGGTTTCACTTACATTCAGAATGGACAAACCCTAACAAGTTATGATGGATTTATGTCGAGTGTAGAGGCTGGTTTGTCTTTCGTTCTAGTTTTCATCTTTATGCAAAGCATCCCATATTTAAACTCCTACAATAAAAAGAAAGTGCTAAAAACAGAAGAAGTAATTAGTCTTATTATTATGCTCGCATCCGTTATGACAGGAACAATTGGTTGGACCTTGTACGATTTATCTATTGAGCATATTCTTTCGCGTTATCTAGTTATCCTCTTTGCTTTCACTGCAGGAGCTACAGTAGGTTCAACTGTTGGCGTGGTAACAGGTCTAATTTTTAGTCTAGCTAGTATCTCTAGTCTTTTTCAAATGAGTCTGCTCGCATTTTCGGGATTATTAGGAGGATTGCTGAAAGAAGGAAAGCGAATAGGGACAGCAATTGGACTTTTAGTGGCTACATTGTTGATTGGAATGTATGGTGAAGCGAATGTATCATTGGTCGAAACAATGTACGAATCACTTGCTGCTGCATTTTTATTACTTATTACTCCTACTAGTTTTACAGAAAAACTAGCGCGACATATACCCGGTACACCAGAATATGCGCAAGACCAACAGCGTTATGCTCGTAAGATTCGTGATATTACAGTTCGGAGGGTTGAACAATTTTCATCTGTTTTTCACGCATTATCCAATAGTTTTTCACAGCCGGAAAAATGGAGTGATTCGGAAGATGATCAACAGGAATTTGATTTATTTTTAAGCAATGTAACAGAGAAAACTTGCCAAACATGTTTTAAAAAAGATCAATGTTGGGGAAATCACTTTGATAAAACATATGAATTAATGAAAGATGTTATGCATGATATGGATGAAAATACTGGTGCAGTTCAACCAGCTGTATACCGAGATTTAGATAAACATTGTAATAAGGCAAAAAAAGTACGTGATGCTATATACCAAGAATTAAATGTTCATCAAGCTAATCAACACCTGAAAAAACAAGTTCAGGAAAGCAGGAGAATAGTTGCGGAACAACTGTTAGGTGTGTCTGAGGTAATGGGGGATTTCGCTAAAGAGATTAAAAAGGAACAGGAAAATCATCATCGTCAGGAAGAAATGATGCTCGATGCACTTCAAGAATTTGGAATAGATGTAGATCAAGTAGAAATATATAATCTTGAAGCTGGGAACGTCGATATTGACATCACGATTCCAAGTTACAAAGGTCTAGGTGAATGTGAAAAAATTATTGCACCATTATTATCAGATATTTTAAATGAAACAATTATCGTTCACAGTGAAGAGTATTCAGACCCGTCAATGGATATTTGCTATATCACGTTTCGATCTGCAAAAGCATTTGTTGTTGAAACCGGCGTAGCGCATGCGGCAAAAGGAGGTGGCTTCCTCTCTGGTGATAGCTATTCAACGATTGAATTAGGTCCTGGTAAGTTTGCTATAGCTATTAGCGATGGAATGGGCAATGGTGAACGAGCACATCACGAGAGTAGTGAAACATTAAAATTAATGCAAAAAATTCTTCAGTCAGGAATTGAAGAAAAAGTAGCTATTAAATCTGTGAATTCTGTCTTGTCGCTTAGAACGACGGATGAGATCTTTTCCACACTTGATTTAGCGATGATTGATTTGCAAAATGCTCAAGTGAAATTTTTGAAGATTGGATCTACTCCAAGCTTTATTAAACGAGATTCAAAGGTGATAAAAGTGGAGGCTGGAAATTTACCTATGGGAATTTTACAAGAGTTCGATGTCGACGTAGTATCTGAACAATTACGTGCGGGGGATCTATTAATTATGATGAGTGACGGAATATTTGAAGGACCGAAGCATGTGGAAAATTACGAATTGTGGATGAAGAGGAAATTAAGAGAAATAGAAACGAATGACCCACAAGCAATTGCCGATTTAATCATGGAGGAAGTAATTCGGACAAGATCAGGAGTAATAGCAGATGATATGACAATCGCTGTCGTAAAAATTGTTCACAATACACCAAAGTGGGCGGCTATCCCGTTGCGTAATAGAAAAATGAAAATCTCTTAA
- a CDS encoding VWA domain-containing protein: protein MTKGSLKQILLITDGCSNQGEDPVAVAALANENGITINVIGVIENDTIEEKGMKEIEEIAASGGGISQIVYAEQLSQTVQMVTRKAMTQTLQGLVNRELRQILGSKTNLEELPPDKRGEVIEVVDELGETADLQVLIMIDTSASMTHKLETVKEALLDLSLSLNARMGNNQFSVLVFPGKRKDVEKLLDWTPNLELLTRIFPKLATGGITPTGPALREAMSYFKKKRSLRRLRSDDEYMEESM from the coding sequence TTGACTAAAGGGAGTCTTAAGCAAATTTTGCTAATTACTGATGGGTGTTCCAACCAAGGAGAGGACCCTGTCGCTGTGGCTGCGCTAGCCAATGAGAATGGGATAACTATAAATGTAATTGGTGTCATTGAAAATGATACGATCGAAGAAAAAGGGATGAAGGAAATTGAAGAGATCGCTGCATCTGGTGGAGGAATTAGTCAAATTGTATACGCGGAACAGCTATCACAAACTGTTCAGATGGTCACTCGGAAAGCGATGACGCAAACGTTACAAGGGTTAGTAAATCGAGAATTAAGACAAATATTAGGCAGCAAGACTAATTTAGAAGAGCTTCCTCCTGATAAACGCGGTGAAGTAATTGAGGTAGTAGATGAGCTTGGTGAAACAGCAGATCTTCAAGTGCTTATTATGATCGACACAAGTGCGAGCATGACACATAAACTTGAAACTGTAAAAGAGGCATTACTAGATCTATCCTTAAGTTTAAATGCTCGAATGGGAAATAACCAATTCTCTGTATTAGTATTTCCCGGGAAAAGAAAAGATGTGGAAAAGCTATTAGACTGGACTCCAAATTTAGAGCTATTAACGCGTATTTTTCCTAAGCTTGCTACGGGAGGTATTACACCCACAGGTCCGGCGCTTAGGGAGGCTATGTCTTACTTTAAGAAGAAGCGCTCCTTAAGGAGGCTGCGATCAGACGATGAATACATGGAAGAATCAATGTAA
- a CDS encoding protein kinase domain-containing protein — translation MNTWKNQCKFPVNTTVVGKWHRNNYRLIKQLGEGANGVVYLASGNHGHLALKMSPDSFSITSEVNVLKAFAKAQGATLGPSLHDADDWDVSGGRIHFYTMEYIQGQDLLSFIRKKGHAWSGVMIVQLLDVLEKLHSQGWIFGDLKPENLIVTGPPPTIRCIDVGGTTLKGRAIKEFTEFFDRGYWGLGSRKAEPSYDLFSTAMLMINLFHQNRFTKKSHPYKQLIEVIRSDLELAKFEIPLKKSISGEYENAGEMKADILSVLSTGSVNKSTSRSLQRRKRQNNFLETVALLIFTVFLYVFYIYGYIL, via the coding sequence ATGAATACATGGAAGAATCAATGTAAGTTCCCGGTAAATACTACAGTGGTGGGAAAATGGCATAGGAATAACTATCGACTAATTAAGCAACTTGGTGAAGGCGCAAATGGTGTCGTTTATTTAGCTTCTGGCAATCACGGCCATTTAGCTTTGAAGATGAGCCCTGATAGTTTTTCAATCACATCAGAGGTAAATGTCCTGAAAGCATTTGCAAAGGCCCAGGGTGCTACCCTTGGGCCTTCTTTACATGATGCCGATGATTGGGATGTAAGTGGAGGTCGTATACACTTTTATACAATGGAGTATATTCAAGGACAGGATTTGCTTTCTTTTATTCGTAAAAAAGGACATGCGTGGTCAGGGGTAATGATTGTGCAACTGTTAGACGTTTTGGAAAAGTTGCATAGTCAAGGTTGGATTTTTGGTGATTTAAAACCAGAAAATTTAATCGTAACAGGTCCACCGCCAACGATAAGATGTATTGATGTTGGTGGGACTACTTTAAAAGGAAGGGCCATTAAGGAGTTTACAGAGTTTTTTGATCGTGGTTATTGGGGTTTGGGATCGAGGAAAGCTGAACCTTCCTATGATTTATTTTCTACAGCGATGCTAATGATTAACTTATTTCACCAAAATAGATTTACTAAAAAGAGTCATCCCTACAAACAGTTAATTGAAGTCATTCGTTCGGATCTGGAGTTAGCCAAGTTTGAAATACCTTTAAAAAAGTCAATTAGCGGAGAATATGAAAATGCTGGAGAAATGAAAGCTGATATACTTTCTGTGCTATCTACCGGTTCGGTTAATAAGTCTACTTCTAGAAGTTTACAACGTAGGAAACGGCAAAATAATTTTTTAGAAACGGTGGCACTCCTGATTTTTACAGTCTTTTTATATGTATTTTATATATATGGATATATCCTATAG